The Rhinopithecus roxellana isolate Shanxi Qingling chromosome 13, ASM756505v1, whole genome shotgun sequence genome contains a region encoding:
- the GTSF1L gene encoding gametocyte-specific factor 1-like isoform X2, protein MEPEAFEICPYDPHHRIPLSRFQYHLACRRKNPKKAKKMAICKYNACHVVPIKKLEEHEAVCVNRSSVEEQDTENPLKLVCENDTKESAREISPQKILRPGQ, encoded by the exons ATGGAGCCAGAAGCCTTTGAAATTTGCCCTTACGATCCTCACCACCGAATCCCACTCAGCAGATTCCAGTACCACCTGGCATGCAGGAGAAAGAACCCCAAGAAAGCCAaaaagatggccatctgcaaatACAACGCCTGCCACGTGGTCCCCATCAAAAAGCTGGAGGAACATGAGGCTGTTTGTGTCAACAGGAGCTCTGTGGAGGAACAGGACACCGAGAACCCTCTGAAA CTTGTTTGTGAAAATGACACAAAAGAGTCAGCGAGAGAGATCAGTCCCCAGAAGATCCTCAGACCAGGACAGTAA
- the GTSF1L gene encoding gametocyte-specific factor 1-like isoform X1, producing MEPEAFEICPYDPHHRIPLSRFQYHLACRRKNPKKAKKMAICKYNACHVVPIKKLEEHEAVCVNRSSVEEQDTENPLKVSLPSSEQNNDPQQTFVPQKLVCENDTKESAREISPQKILRPGQ from the exons ATGGAGCCAGAAGCCTTTGAAATTTGCCCTTACGATCCTCACCACCGAATCCCACTCAGCAGATTCCAGTACCACCTGGCATGCAGGAGAAAGAACCCCAAGAAAGCCAaaaagatggccatctgcaaatACAACGCCTGCCACGTGGTCCCCATCAAAAAGCTGGAGGAACATGAGGCTGTTTGTGTCAACAGGAGCTCTGTGGAGGAACAGGACACCGAGAACCCTCTGAAAGTTAGTCTTCCAAGTTCAGAGCAGAACAATGACCCCCAGCAG ACTTTTGTTCCCCAAAAGCTTGTTTGTGAAAATGACACAAAAGAGTCAGCGAGAGAGATCAGTCCCCAGAAGATCCTCAGACCAGGACAGTAA